In a single window of the Olivibacter sp. SDN3 genome:
- a CDS encoding helix-turn-helix transcriptional regulator: MERVFRTTYIHNSQAFNICEHVYTCRQDCTQHFHTEGEGLIEISFFLNPVRLKDKINGVENEYLPNHAYIYYTPKNADVEVYLRKGNSYRNLDIYISPSFFNEWATSNISIKEFIRKVSYNQYARLFNKGIPITLEVAHLLEDMRTCKLEGISRDYFVRAKVNHLLSLLFEKAESDADRTITQTKGELGDRDKQLFEDVKNLITANAERFFTIAYLSKAFGINTFKLKKGFKELYGMGIFEYTTKIRMAKAIDLIRNTDYSLKEIAFKVGYAAPSSFCVAFKKAFGVAPGHYR; the protein is encoded by the coding sequence ATGGAGCGTGTTTTTCGTACGACTTATATTCACAATTCTCAGGCTTTTAACATCTGTGAGCATGTCTATACGTGCCGGCAAGATTGTACACAGCATTTCCATACAGAAGGAGAGGGGCTTATTGAGATTAGTTTCTTTCTAAATCCTGTTCGTTTGAAGGACAAGATCAACGGCGTGGAAAATGAGTATCTTCCGAATCACGCCTACATTTATTATACACCAAAAAATGCCGATGTGGAAGTATATCTTCGTAAAGGCAATAGCTACCGCAATCTTGATATCTATATCTCCCCTTCTTTTTTCAATGAATGGGCCACATCCAATATTTCGATAAAGGAGTTTATTCGTAAGGTTTCGTATAATCAATATGCACGATTATTTAACAAAGGGATACCTATCACACTTGAGGTAGCTCATTTACTGGAAGATATGAGAACCTGTAAGTTGGAGGGAATCAGTAGAGATTATTTCGTAAGAGCGAAGGTAAATCATTTGCTCAGTTTACTTTTTGAAAAGGCTGAGTCTGATGCAGACCGAACGATTACACAAACTAAAGGGGAGCTGGGAGATCGCGATAAACAGCTTTTCGAGGACGTGAAAAACCTGATCACGGCTAATGCAGAGCGCTTTTTTACCATAGCATACCTATCCAAAGCCTTTGGGATTAATACGTTCAAGCTCAAAAAGGGCTTCAAGGAGTTATATGGGATGGGTATTTTTGAATATACAACCAAAATCCGGATGGCAAAGGCCATAGATTTAATCCGTAACACGGATTATTCACTGAAGGAAATCGCATTCAAAGTAGGTTATGCCGCACCATCATCTTTCTGTGTGGCCTTTAAAAAGGCTTTTGGCGTGGCTCCCGGACATTATCGCTAA
- a CDS encoding DUF2141 domain-containing protein, producing the protein MAINYLLRVFFLCLSIVALSGTALSAQTVNIQVSDIKSSNGQILLAVFKNEESFKSEKPEFRQVFKKSTLKDGKMQLSIELPEGSYGITVVDDENSNGKLDKNMVGIPKEGVAFSNFYLSGMKKPKFGDFSFQLAKPSAQITCKMRYF; encoded by the coding sequence ATGGCCATAAATTATTTACTACGAGTCTTTTTTCTCTGCTTATCAATCGTGGCCCTATCAGGCACCGCACTTTCTGCCCAAACCGTAAATATTCAGGTATCAGACATCAAATCATCCAATGGGCAGATCCTTTTGGCTGTCTTTAAGAATGAGGAGAGCTTCAAATCCGAAAAGCCAGAGTTTCGGCAGGTATTCAAAAAGTCAACCTTGAAAGATGGTAAGATGCAACTATCAATTGAACTACCTGAAGGATCATATGGCATTACCGTAGTAGATGATGAAAACAGTAACGGCAAACTAGATAAAAACATGGTTGGCATACCGAAGGAAGGGGTGGCGTTCTCGAACTTTTATCTTTCGGGAATGAAGAAACCGAAATTCGGCGATTTCAGTTTTCAACTTGCAAAACCATCTGCTCAAATAACCTGCAAAATGCGCTATTTTTAA
- a CDS encoding PD40 domain-containing protein gives MKTCRFGVYITSLLLSFFILSCSKDSDTQPDGDGAGGENFYPQDLTGTIYYDWATEGIIKVELPSGTGGSFIPDKGKLNSFDVSKDGKYRLTAVNASTLGQYDVRFTLSNLKDGGIVEEFIYNSPAGNPYCHGQLSFDNQFILVTSNDYEDGITILKTNGEFVARLSDINGERFEMNETRCWLPNNEILLTHGKYIIRSAPPYTGGKLVKQMDYEDWGDLTVNHDGTQLALRIDKHIYTLDINGEQLTQVTTSNFKEAEPVFSPDGKYLLIGSDYRQTGPFGFVWDLKIIPNDGKQYNVDPVDANSIGVIPVFWQGKDKIETAGGQVVWK, from the coding sequence ATGAAAACATGTCGCTTTGGCGTTTATATCACTTCACTGTTATTATCATTCTTCATACTTTCCTGCTCGAAGGATAGCGATACGCAACCCGATGGGGATGGTGCCGGGGGAGAAAACTTTTATCCACAAGACCTGACGGGCACGATTTATTACGATTGGGCCACAGAGGGCATCATAAAGGTAGAATTACCCAGCGGTACCGGGGGATCTTTCATTCCCGACAAGGGCAAACTGAACAGTTTTGATGTATCCAAAGATGGTAAATACCGATTGACCGCAGTCAATGCAAGTACATTAGGACAGTATGATGTGCGGTTCACGTTAAGCAATTTGAAAGATGGAGGTATAGTAGAAGAGTTCATTTACAACAGCCCCGCCGGCAACCCGTATTGCCATGGTCAATTATCTTTCGACAACCAATTTATCCTTGTTACATCTAACGACTATGAAGACGGAATTACGATTTTGAAAACCAACGGCGAATTCGTTGCGCGACTGAGCGATATCAACGGCGAGCGCTTCGAAATGAACGAAACTCGGTGCTGGCTTCCCAACAACGAAATTCTGCTTACCCACGGAAAATACATTATCCGTTCGGCTCCGCCTTATACTGGCGGAAAGCTCGTGAAACAAATGGATTATGAAGATTGGGGCGACCTGACCGTCAATCATGATGGTACCCAGCTTGCGCTACGTATTGATAAACACATTTACACCTTGGATATAAATGGTGAACAGCTCACACAGGTTACCACAAGCAATTTCAAGGAAGCGGAGCCGGTTTTCTCTCCAGACGGAAAATACCTGCTAATCGGATCTGATTACAGGCAAACCGGTCCTTTTGGTTTCGTGTGGGATTTGAAAATTATTCCCAATGATGGTAAACAGTATAATGTTGATCCCGTTGACGCTAATTCTATAGGGGTAATCCCCGTTTTCTGGCAAGGAAAGGACAAGATAGAAACTGCCGGCGGACAGGTTGTGTGGAAGTAA
- a CDS encoding NAD(P)H-dependent oxidoreductase, with the protein MKTLVIVTHPDIKSSKVNRRWVEELKKYPDQYVVHQLYEVYPDEKIDVLAEQKLVEQYDKIVFQFPYYWFNCPPLFKKWLDEVLTYGWAYGSKSGYKVSGKKVALAMSVGVDEHEYGSGERYKYTMEELTRPFELSFEYVKADYRPFFAYYGIELNSSDEWIERSVPLYRKFLESL; encoded by the coding sequence ATGAAAACACTGGTAATTGTTACCCATCCCGATATTAAAAGCTCGAAAGTGAACAGGCGGTGGGTGGAAGAATTAAAAAAGTATCCTGATCAATATGTTGTGCATCAGCTGTATGAAGTTTATCCTGATGAAAAAATTGATGTGTTGGCCGAGCAAAAACTGGTGGAGCAATACGACAAAATTGTATTCCAGTTTCCTTATTATTGGTTTAATTGCCCTCCACTTTTTAAGAAATGGTTAGACGAGGTGCTGACTTACGGTTGGGCCTATGGCAGTAAAAGTGGTTACAAGGTGTCGGGAAAGAAAGTGGCGCTGGCGATGTCAGTAGGGGTTGATGAACATGAGTATGGTTCGGGAGAAAGATATAAATATACCATGGAGGAATTGACCCGGCCGTTCGAGCTATCGTTTGAATATGTAAAGGCTGATTACCGACCGTTTTTTGCTTACTATGGGATAGAGTTAAATTCTTCTGATGAATGGATAGAACGTAGTGTTCCGCTATATAGGAAGTTTTTGGAATCGCTTTAA
- a CDS encoding YetF domain-containing protein, with protein sequence MIAQPVLTEILLRFACFMEIDWYRIFFEKLNLEYALEIVARTMVMFVIVLVIIRLSGKRGVRQLSIFEVAIIISLGSAAGDPMFYKDVAIIPAFLVCSTIIIAYRSVTWFTAKSRKIEKWVEGNPIYIIENGMFAIDNISKDSLAMDEFFAELRQVSVTHLGQVETAILETNGNISVFFFPTKDIRYGLPILPKVYGKQHVEISAHGTYACVFCGNPAFLASGKHTCNRCGKNKWIAASNSDRIK encoded by the coding sequence TTGATTGCACAACCGGTACTTACTGAAATTTTGTTAAGATTTGCTTGTTTTATGGAAATAGATTGGTATAGAATTTTTTTTGAAAAATTAAATCTGGAGTATGCGCTTGAGATTGTTGCGAGAACAATGGTAATGTTTGTTATTGTCCTCGTAATCATAAGGCTTTCCGGAAAAAGGGGCGTACGTCAATTGTCTATTTTTGAAGTTGCAATAATTATAAGTTTGGGATCTGCCGCAGGTGATCCAATGTTTTATAAAGATGTTGCCATTATACCCGCGTTCTTGGTATGCAGTACAATCATCATAGCATATAGATCAGTAACATGGTTCACTGCTAAAAGCCGGAAAATTGAAAAATGGGTAGAAGGTAACCCTATTTACATTATTGAAAACGGGATGTTCGCTATTGATAATATTTCGAAAGATTCGTTAGCTATGGATGAATTTTTTGCTGAATTAAGACAAGTGAGCGTAACGCATTTAGGTCAGGTGGAAACTGCAATCCTTGAGACCAATGGAAATATCTCCGTTTTCTTTTTTCCTACGAAGGATATTAGATATGGGCTTCCGATATTACCGAAAGTTTACGGGAAACAGCATGTCGAAATTTCAGCGCATGGGACTTATGCTTGTGTTTTTTGCGGTAACCCAGCTTTCTTGGCTTCGGGGAAGCATACTTGTAACCGATGTGGCAAAAATAAATGGATAGCGGCTTCGAATTCAGACCGCATTAAGTAG
- a CDS encoding Fic family protein, protein MAYNWQLQGWPNFNYNVEEVQPLILAFAQETGEVNGLIQGLSSELQQEALLQLMLSEAVKTSAIEGEYVSREDVMSSIRNNLGLNNTPIYIKDQQAVGVAHLMVEVRKTFQELLTSAMIKSWHRLLFVNANRINPGEWRQGDAPMQVVSGAYGREVIHYEAPPSTRVQHEMGAFVDWYNLATFPLNGQVPKAILKSAVAHLYFESVHPFEDGNGRIGRAIAEKALSQSLGRPVMLSLSKTIEANKNAYYAALKEAQRSLDITAWIDYFANVILDAQRDAKTMMQFTLKKAQFFDRHKNQLDDRQMKAINKMMDKGTDGFEGGMTAKKYMGITKVSKATATRDLQLLNEMGVLVQEGAGRSVRYYLNLAYQ, encoded by the coding sequence ATGGCATATAATTGGCAGCTACAAGGATGGCCTAATTTTAACTACAACGTAGAAGAAGTGCAACCATTGATTCTTGCGTTCGCACAGGAAACTGGTGAGGTGAACGGCCTTATTCAAGGGTTGTCCAGTGAACTCCAACAGGAAGCACTACTCCAGCTCATGCTGTCCGAAGCTGTAAAGACTTCAGCAATTGAGGGCGAATATGTAAGTCGTGAAGACGTGATGTCTTCCATCCGGAATAACCTCGGTCTGAACAATACGCCAATATATATCAAAGATCAACAAGCAGTAGGAGTAGCCCATTTGATGGTGGAGGTCAGAAAAACCTTTCAAGAGCTGTTGACTTCGGCGATGATCAAATCTTGGCACCGCCTGCTGTTTGTCAACGCAAACCGGATCAATCCAGGTGAATGGCGGCAAGGGGACGCCCCCATGCAGGTGGTTTCAGGTGCCTACGGCCGCGAAGTTATCCATTATGAGGCGCCTCCATCGACACGGGTGCAGCATGAAATGGGAGCATTTGTCGACTGGTACAATTTGGCAACCTTTCCACTAAATGGGCAGGTGCCTAAAGCCATATTGAAATCGGCCGTTGCACACCTCTATTTCGAATCAGTTCATCCCTTTGAAGATGGCAACGGTCGTATCGGGCGGGCAATAGCGGAGAAAGCGTTGTCACAATCACTTGGACGTCCCGTCATGCTAAGCCTATCCAAAACGATCGAAGCAAACAAAAACGCATATTACGCCGCTTTGAAAGAAGCACAGCGCTCGTTGGATATCACTGCTTGGATTGACTATTTTGCAAACGTCATCTTAGATGCACAGCGTGATGCGAAGACCATGATGCAATTTACGTTGAAGAAAGCGCAGTTCTTTGATCGTCATAAAAATCAGCTTGACGACAGGCAAATGAAAGCAATAAACAAAATGATGGACAAAGGAACCGATGGTTTTGAAGGTGGAATGACCGCCAAAAAATACATGGGTATCACGAAGGTTTCAAAGGCTACGGCTACACGTGATTTACAACTTTTAAACGAAATGGGAGTATTGGTACAAGAGGGGGCTGGAAGATCAGTAAGGTATTACTTAAATTTAGCATACCAATAG
- a CDS encoding ABC transporter permease — MSAYIFHITPYDLALLGAIFIGLSLALQLGFAKRINRAANRFLSLAMATTVLRLLWVLGRSIGLETYFSHWSWLPLQFSLAIGPLIFFYVRRITWPNKTFRFKDLLHFGPLLLEQGVLVLEMKESIKTGAATYHTLTFHQLNPILQLLAFISVGTYLYASHKQIEYFYRGLKFNGGDRYRYQLRWLRDLLIGFGFLWLLWLPFTAVDYFYYHNQLGIQAYYPFYLLLAVMAIWMAMVALLRPEVSVSEDAPWFLRPVLSAELKQKGIWLKKVVKTNFHYKDPELSLNSLAEKLQLGPHELSRIINTVLKKSFNDFINEYRVAYVIQKMQDPAYDHITLLGIAFESGFNSKTTFNRAFKQLTGESPAAYKNHLKKERPSYNLGRYPRFVAVISNNETTPKWPHEKSNRSFMFRNYFKIARRNLMRNKGYAAINIIGLAVGIAVCMMIFIIIQFQTSFDEFHAKKDRTYRVLTEYHHADAVNTSYEKGIPFPMPIALKTVFPQLEEVAPIYASHNDQLQVLDVNGNPVKNFREQSGVFYTTPSFFNIFDFPLLAGSYASLKDPNNVLLTQEIAEKYFGDWKTAIGKTLKLTVSYRIGAGLFQSPPIELKVSGILATIPANTDFQLKLAIAFGTDFTGDKEHGLQNPDWNGTAPEFGCYILLPPHIAVDDFNQQLSAFAQKVQSPDHKDTYIIQALNAVHYDTQTGNYSNKTISYELINVLWLIAAFILLIACVNFINLSTAQAVNRAKEIGVRKVLGSNKLQLQIQFIVETFLIVTSAVLLAVVITVLALSSVNQLLEFSLSFNILGNPAIILFLLTLTLVVTALAGFYPSLVLSRFNPVHALKSKLTINTAKGISLRRALVVFQFIIAQALIIGTLVIVQQMNYFMNQPLGFDRDALVNVPFRPDTTVQRDYLRQQLLSVNGVQAVSFSSSTPVEDDNNLWTEFKFDRSIKEADFQAIVKFADHEYVPAYKLQLVAGRNLQASDLTREFLVNETLVKNLGFKRPEDILGKEISIFGDLIKCPVVGVLKDFNDRPFHHALAPLLITTNGTMYRQAGMKLTASNISATMQSIKKTWEQIFPDYVYEYKFLDDKIESFYKQENQLAALYKIFAAIAIFLSCLGLYGLASFMAVQRIKEVGIRKVLGATTGNIVYLFSKEFIILIAISFAIATPIAWYYMHQWLQEYAYRINISWWLFAIGGLVAIIIALITISFQAIKAARANPVKSLRSE; from the coding sequence TTGAGTGCATATATCTTCCATATCACCCCCTATGACCTGGCTCTTTTGGGAGCGATATTTATCGGGCTCTCTCTTGCTCTGCAATTGGGATTCGCCAAAAGGATAAACCGGGCTGCAAACCGCTTTTTGAGCTTGGCCATGGCTACAACGGTGCTGCGGCTGCTCTGGGTACTGGGCAGGAGCATCGGTCTTGAAACCTATTTTTCTCATTGGAGCTGGCTGCCGCTGCAATTTTCGCTGGCAATAGGTCCGCTGATCTTTTTTTATGTCCGCAGAATAACCTGGCCTAACAAAACATTTCGCTTTAAGGATCTTCTGCATTTCGGCCCGCTATTGCTCGAACAGGGTGTTCTGGTATTGGAGATGAAGGAGAGTATCAAGACGGGTGCGGCCACTTATCATACGCTGACCTTTCATCAGCTGAACCCTATATTACAATTGTTGGCATTTATTTCGGTCGGCACCTACCTATACGCATCTCATAAACAGATAGAGTACTTTTACCGAGGCTTGAAATTTAACGGGGGTGATCGGTATCGGTACCAATTGCGGTGGCTACGTGATTTATTGATAGGTTTTGGCTTTTTATGGCTATTGTGGCTACCTTTTACAGCTGTAGATTATTTTTACTACCATAACCAGTTAGGCATCCAGGCTTATTATCCTTTCTATCTTCTTTTAGCGGTAATGGCCATTTGGATGGCGATGGTGGCCCTTTTAAGGCCGGAAGTTAGCGTATCGGAAGATGCACCTTGGTTTTTAAGACCGGTGCTATCGGCTGAGTTGAAGCAGAAAGGTATTTGGCTGAAGAAAGTTGTCAAAACCAATTTCCATTACAAAGATCCGGAACTAAGTTTAAACTCGCTGGCCGAAAAGCTACAGCTAGGGCCCCATGAATTATCCCGGATCATCAATACTGTGCTCAAAAAAAGCTTCAATGATTTCATCAATGAATACCGCGTTGCGTACGTCATTCAGAAAATGCAGGACCCTGCTTATGATCATATTACCCTGCTGGGTATTGCATTTGAATCGGGATTTAATTCCAAAACTACTTTTAATCGGGCTTTCAAACAATTGACCGGGGAAAGCCCGGCTGCATATAAAAATCATCTGAAAAAAGAGCGCCCATCTTATAATCTGGGACGCTATCCCCGGTTTGTGGCGGTAATTTCGAATAATGAAACCACCCCAAAGTGGCCTCACGAGAAATCAAACCGCAGTTTTATGTTTAGAAATTATTTTAAGATAGCCAGGCGCAACCTAATGCGCAATAAAGGTTATGCCGCTATTAATATTATCGGATTGGCTGTTGGTATTGCCGTTTGTATGATGATCTTTATCATTATACAATTCCAAACAAGCTTCGATGAATTTCACGCAAAGAAAGATCGCACCTATCGGGTGTTAACTGAATATCATCATGCGGATGCCGTCAATACTTCTTATGAGAAAGGCATCCCTTTTCCAATGCCCATAGCATTAAAAACGGTTTTTCCTCAGCTAGAAGAAGTAGCTCCGATATATGCAAGCCATAACGATCAGTTACAGGTACTTGATGTTAACGGAAACCCTGTTAAGAATTTTAGAGAGCAGAGCGGCGTATTTTATACAACGCCTTCATTCTTTAACATATTTGATTTCCCACTGCTCGCAGGTTCATATGCCTCCTTAAAAGATCCGAACAATGTATTGCTTACCCAAGAGATTGCAGAAAAATATTTCGGTGACTGGAAGACCGCAATCGGTAAAACCCTAAAACTAACCGTATCCTATAGAATAGGTGCCGGATTATTTCAATCACCGCCCATCGAGCTGAAAGTTTCCGGCATTCTCGCCACCATACCTGCCAATACAGACTTTCAGCTGAAACTGGCAATTGCTTTCGGAACGGATTTTACAGGCGATAAAGAACACGGATTACAAAATCCCGATTGGAATGGAACCGCACCTGAGTTTGGTTGTTATATTTTGCTGCCGCCGCATATTGCTGTTGATGATTTTAATCAACAATTAAGCGCATTCGCACAAAAGGTACAATCTCCCGATCATAAGGATACTTATATTATACAAGCATTAAACGCGGTGCATTATGACACACAAACAGGTAATTATAGCAACAAAACAATCAGTTATGAACTGATCAACGTATTGTGGTTGATTGCAGCATTCATTCTGTTAATTGCTTGCGTTAACTTTATCAACCTCTCCACTGCACAGGCTGTTAATCGTGCCAAGGAGATTGGCGTAAGAAAGGTTTTGGGTAGTAACAAACTGCAATTGCAAATCCAATTCATCGTTGAAACATTTTTGATCGTTACCAGTGCTGTCCTGCTTGCGGTAGTTATTACTGTTCTCGCCTTGTCTTCTGTTAATCAACTTTTAGAATTTTCACTTTCATTCAACATACTGGGCAATCCTGCAATTATTTTATTTCTTTTGACGCTAACCCTAGTGGTAACCGCACTTGCCGGTTTTTATCCTTCTCTCGTTTTATCACGCTTCAATCCTGTTCATGCTTTAAAGAGTAAACTCACAATAAATACTGCAAAGGGAATTTCATTAAGAAGAGCATTGGTTGTGTTTCAATTTATCATTGCTCAGGCACTGATCATCGGCACACTCGTCATTGTCCAGCAAATGAATTATTTCATGAATCAACCCTTAGGCTTTGATAGAGATGCCCTAGTAAATGTTCCCTTCCGTCCGGATACTACCGTGCAGAGGGATTATTTAAGGCAACAGTTATTGTCAGTAAACGGCGTGCAAGCCGTAAGCTTCAGTTCCAGTACGCCGGTTGAAGACGATAATAATTTGTGGACTGAGTTCAAATTTGACCGTTCAATAAAAGAAGCAGACTTTCAAGCTATTGTCAAATTCGCTGACCACGAATATGTGCCGGCTTACAAATTACAACTGGTAGCCGGAAGAAATTTACAAGCCTCCGATCTGACAAGAGAATTTTTGGTGAATGAAACGCTGGTGAAAAATTTGGGATTTAAACGACCGGAAGATATATTGGGTAAAGAAATAAGCATATTTGGTGACCTCATAAAATGTCCTGTTGTTGGTGTATTGAAAGATTTTAATGACCGACCTTTTCATCATGCTCTGGCGCCATTGCTTATTACCACAAACGGCACCATGTATCGCCAGGCCGGAATGAAGCTTACAGCCTCAAACATTTCTGCTACAATGCAATCTATAAAAAAAACATGGGAGCAAATATTTCCCGATTATGTTTATGAATACAAGTTTCTTGATGATAAAATTGAAAGTTTTTACAAACAGGAAAACCAGTTAGCGGCTCTGTATAAAATTTTTGCAGCCATCGCAATCTTCCTGAGCTGTCTTGGGTTGTATGGTTTAGCCTCATTCATGGCCGTGCAGCGGATAAAAGAAGTGGGTATTCGTAAAGTGCTCGGTGCTACCACAGGTAATATCGTTTATTTGTTTTCAAAAGAATTTATTATACTCATTGCTATTTCCTTTGCGATTGCTACACCCATCGCATGGTATTACATGCACCAATGGTTGCAAGAATATGCTTATCGCATCAATATCAGTTGGTGGTTATTTGCTATAGGCGGGCTTGTTGCAATCATTATTGCACTTATAACAATAAGTTTCCAGGCAATAAAAGCGGCAAGGGCAAACCCAGTGAAGAGTTTGAGAAGTGAGTAG
- a CDS encoding HAD family hydrolase, with the protein MDKIKTVIFDLDGTIANTLPLCIQAFRHSIEPLIGKSISDQEIIATFGPSEEGTISALAPDHYEQGVQNYLRNYETLHHICPTPFEGIPEILRDLKNNKVMLALVTGKGALSANISLKLFDLLHFFDVIETGSPDGPRKVEGIQTVLKHTPDTKKDQVIYIGDAPSDILACREVGIPIVAAAWAETAEPDKLRALNPDYMFFEVSDFHQWLELLNAV; encoded by the coding sequence ATGGATAAGATAAAGACGGTTATTTTTGATTTAGATGGTACTATAGCGAATACCCTTCCACTTTGCATTCAGGCTTTTCGCCATTCCATAGAACCATTGATTGGAAAGTCGATTTCTGATCAGGAAATTATAGCTACTTTCGGTCCATCGGAGGAAGGCACAATTAGTGCATTGGCTCCCGACCACTACGAACAAGGGGTTCAAAACTACTTACGTAATTACGAGACGCTGCACCATATCTGTCCAACACCGTTTGAGGGTATACCGGAAATCCTAAGAGACCTGAAAAATAACAAGGTTATGCTGGCGCTTGTTACGGGAAAAGGAGCATTGAGCGCCAATATTTCCTTAAAACTTTTCGACCTTCTCCATTTCTTTGACGTCATAGAAACCGGATCACCGGATGGCCCCAGAAAGGTTGAAGGAATACAAACCGTTTTAAAGCATACACCTGACACGAAAAAAGACCAGGTTATTTACATTGGCGATGCGCCGAGCGATATATTAGCCTGCCGGGAAGTAGGTATTCCTATCGTTGCTGCCGCATGGGCGGAAACAGCAGAGCCAGATAAACTGCGTGCACTAAATCCAGATTATATGTTTTTTGAAGTGAGCGATTTCCATCAATGGCTGGAGCTACTTAATGCGGTCTGA
- a CDS encoding ATP-grasp fold amidoligase family protein, translated as MLEHIGHHMLGRINYRFNSGGEFSNRIKRRHHLLWREAEPLRRLWLTQKHPLNEWRDENLWQRRLSNKLNAKEFAQLNGCKTSELYWKGRNVEKIDFSTLPAQYVIRPTRGSGCTGVFLMNDGLNLLDNKRYSPEEIVLLLRACVSEFPNQHILVEEFLQNEAGEYLIPVDYKFYCFNGKIAGISVINRFGNHGGTRSFFNEDWIPMKPLLFSFPYDNISEQAKPKCFDEMVEQVKKLSKIYGIFVRIDFYATSKGAVFGEFTPTPGLGMGFTKFGQKLFTAYWDQYCKGQI; from the coding sequence ATGCTGGAACATATCGGTCACCATATGCTGGGACGGATCAATTATCGCTTTAATAGTGGTGGTGAATTTTCCAACCGAATCAAGCGCAGGCATCATTTATTATGGCGGGAGGCAGAACCGCTTAGAAGACTGTGGTTAACACAAAAGCATCCCCTGAATGAATGGCGCGATGAAAACTTATGGCAAAGGCGATTAAGTAACAAGCTCAATGCGAAGGAATTTGCACAGTTAAACGGTTGTAAAACCTCCGAACTCTACTGGAAAGGGCGGAATGTAGAGAAAATCGACTTTTCGACACTGCCCGCTCAATACGTTATTCGCCCAACAAGGGGAAGCGGCTGCACAGGGGTTTTCCTTATGAACGATGGATTAAATTTGCTCGACAATAAACGTTATTCGCCCGAAGAGATTGTTCTTTTATTAAGAGCATGCGTAAGCGAGTTCCCTAACCAACATATTCTCGTAGAAGAATTTTTACAGAATGAAGCCGGGGAATACTTGATTCCGGTCGATTATAAATTTTACTGTTTTAATGGTAAAATTGCGGGCATCAGTGTGATCAACAGGTTTGGCAATCACGGTGGGACTCGTAGTTTTTTCAACGAAGATTGGATTCCGATGAAACCCTTACTCTTTTCTTTTCCTTATGACAATATATCAGAGCAAGCCAAACCAAAATGTTTTGATGAAATGGTTGAACAAGTAAAAAAGCTGAGCAAAATCTATGGTATCTTTGTAAGAATAGATTTTTATGCCACCTCCAAGGGTGCCGTATTTGGCGAATTCACGCCAACACCCGGCTTAGGTATGGGGTTTACCAAATTCGGACAAAAATTGTTCACAGCTTATTGGGACCAGTACTGCAAAGGGCAAATCTAA
- a CDS encoding helix-turn-helix domain-containing protein — protein sequence MSKIKESSTNFANKQALADECPEVYAANLIGGQWALVICSWLLNGKLRFGALRRLLPNITERMLTLQLRKLEEQNILTRTVYAEVPPRVEYELTPIGYELKPIIKQLESWGKKHQQMNQKS from the coding sequence ATGTCTAAGATTAAGGAATCATCTACAAATTTTGCGAACAAGCAGGCATTAGCCGATGAATGTCCGGAAGTGTATGCCGCTAACCTTATTGGTGGGCAATGGGCTTTGGTCATTTGTTCCTGGTTGCTCAACGGAAAACTACGATTTGGAGCCCTTAGGAGGCTTTTACCCAACATTACGGAGCGTATGCTTACCTTGCAACTTCGAAAACTAGAAGAGCAAAACATTTTGACCCGGACGGTTTACGCGGAGGTCCCTCCACGCGTGGAATACGAACTCACGCCAATTGGCTACGAATTAAAGCCGATCATTAAACAACTTGAAAGTTGGGGGAAGAAACATCAACAAATGAACCAGAAAAGTTAA